A window of the Miscanthus floridulus cultivar M001 chromosome 14, ASM1932011v1, whole genome shotgun sequence genome harbors these coding sequences:
- the LOC136504378 gene encoding protein FAR1-RELATED SEQUENCE 5-like translates to MVMAMEGERTEGDELIADYVDCLMSLDTNARPVHSDGLILGTAVGEGGSVGAGTDPDGTRDFPSAEDPSEPVLGMTFESDEAAKAFYNEYARRLGFPFRVGRSRRSKGTEEVVVMKRFVCSREGMYKKKQTSPDDATRKRERMSMREGCNAMMEVVREADHWVVSKLEKAHNHDLGTCSAKVGYLRARGLLGGGSDKATMVGPDEMAFLRQNVLGEGGDAQGLLDYLKKMQANDPAFCHAIQVDKNGCVVNVFWADARAKAAYRHFGDAITFDTTYKKNKYMMPFVTFSGVNHHLQPVIFGCALLMEETEFSFIWLFETWLAAMGGKAPCSLVTDQNRAMKAAIGKVFPNSCHRFCKWNILSRTKQKLTHTYSEHPTLRDELESCVLESETISSFETTWMSIIDRYDLRKNSWLQAIYNIRQKWVPFYLMDTFFAETSPTWKLETMNDFYKKYFNSKTTLEVFLNQFDSSLAGRYEDEAKADMDASLNKATTKTASLIEKQAASTYTKAVFSKFQEEFTESLGFIIQKTEDGCISKYSITKHEDPSDTFYVTYNASNKMANCSCKYFEFSGILCRHILGVYIIVDPRTLPPEYFMKRWTRWARDDDALLEDNNNNTHDEDASQSTTSRYNALCADAIRCAEKGAGSEAVYKAAKDILQKAYEEIIAYERNPGRGSQRDAININEDVTIDDAMNDQSMPDSGRKVTNLLGQFLDSTWSPV, encoded by the exons ATGGTAATGGCCATGGAGGGGGAAAGGACGGAAGGCGACGAGTTGATTGCCGATTATGTGGATTGCCTCATGTCTCTGGACACCAATGCCCGTCCTGTCCACAGCGACGGTCTCATCCTCGGTACTGCAGTCGGGGAAGGAGGGTCAGTCGGGGCCGGAACGGATCCAGATGGCACGAGAGATTTCCCCTCAGCCGAGGACCCCAGTGAGCCCGTGCTCGGCATGACGTTCGAGTCCGATGAGGCTGCCAAGGCGTTCTACAACGAGTACGCCAGGCGGCTCGGCTTCCCCTTCCGTGTCGGCAGGTCTCGGCGGTCCAAGGGCACGGAGGAGGTTGTCGTCATGAAGAGGTTCGTCTGCTCCAGGGAAGGGATGTACAAGAAGAAACAGACCTCGCCGGATGACGCGACGAGGAAGCGTGAGCGGATGTCTATGCGGGAAGGTTGCAACGCTATGATGGAGGTGGTTCGGGAGGCGGACCACTGGGTTGTCTCCAAGCTTGAGAAGGCTCACAACCATGACCTGGGAACTTGTAGTGCCAAGGTTGGGTACCTTCGTGCGAGAGGTTTGCTTGGTGGCGGCTCTGATAAGGCCACGATGGTGGGGCCTGACGAGATGGCGTTTCTCAGGCAGAATGTCCTTGGGGAAGGAGGGGACGCTCAGGGCCTGCTTGATTATCTCAAGAAGATGCAAGCCAATGACCCTGCATTCTGCCATGCTATACAGGTTGACAAGAATGGCTGTGTGGTGAATGTTTTCTGGGCTGATGCTAGGGCCAAAGCAGCTTACCGGCATTTCGGGGATGCTATAACGTTCGACACGACGTACAAGAAGAACAAGTATATGATGCCCTTTGTTACTTTCTCAGGAGTCAACCATCATCTGCAGCCTGTTATTTTTGGATGTGCGTTGCTTATGGAAGAGACGGAGTTCTCATTTATATGGCTATTTGAAACATGGTTAGCGGCAATGGGAGGTAAGGCGCCATGCTCGTTGGTCACTGACCAAAACAGGGCTATGAAGGCTGCAATTGGGAAGGTTTTTCCGAATTCCTGTCACCGTTTCTGTAAGTGGAATATTTTGAGTAGAACCAAGCAAAAGCTGACCCATACATACTCAGAGCATCCAACCCTAAGAGACGAGCTTGAGAGCTGTGTTCTTGAGTCTGAAACCATCTCGTCCTTCGAAACAACTTGGATGTCAATCATTGATAGATATGACTTGAGAAAGAATTCATGGCTTCAAGCCATATACAATATCCGCCAAAAGTGGGTTCCTTTTTACCTGATGGATACATTCTTTGCAGAAACATCTCCCACATGGAAATTGGAAACCATGAATGATTTCTATAAGAAATATTTCAATTCAAAAACAACGCTTGAAGTTTTTCTTAATCAGTTTGATTCGAGCTTGGCAGGCCGATATGAGGATGAAGCAAAAGCAGATATGGATGCCAGCTTAAATAAGGCAACTACAAAAACTGCATCACTAATAGAAAAACAGGCAGCAAGCACCTATACCAAAGCAGTCTTCAGTAAGTTTCAGGAGGAATTTACAGAGTCTCTGGGGTTTATCATTCAGAAGACTGAAGATGGCTGCATAAGTAAATACAGCATCACAAAACATGAAGATCCATCGGACACATTCTATGTGACTTACAATGCTTCCAATAAGATGGCAAACTGTAGTTGCAAGTATTTTGAATTCTCAGGTATATTGTGCCGTCATATTCTTGGAGTATACATAATAGTTGATCCGCGGACACTTCCACCTGAATATTTTATGAAACGTTGGACAAGGTGGGCAAGAGATGATGATGCTTTGTTAGAAGATAATAACAACAATACTCACGATGAGGATGCTTCTCAGTCCACCACAAGCCGCTACAATGCCCTATGTGCTGATGCCATCAGATGTGCTGAGAAAGGAGCTGGATCGGAGGCAGTATATAAAGCAGCAAAAGATATCTTACAGAAGGCATATGAAGAGATTATTGCTTATGAAAGAAATCCTGGCCGGGGATCTCAAAGGGATGCTATAAACATCAACGAGGATGTCACGATAGATGATGCAATGAATGATCAATCTATGCCAGATTCTGGACGAAAG GTGACTAATCTACTAGGCCAGTTTCTTGACTCCACTTGGTCTCCGGTCTAG